Part of the Verrucomicrobiota bacterium genome, CTCAAAGTCTTTCGCATACCTCCAGGAAATGAAAAGGGACGCGGTAAAGGATTCAGGAAGGTAACAGGCCGGTGACAGGTGTCGTCCAACCACTGTCCGGTCGTCCCAATCTCTCCAAGATTCGAATTTTTCCGCAGATGCCCACGGAGACGCAATTTGCTCAATCGCTTCTCGCAGAGGAGTTCCTGACGCCTGCAGTAGTAGAATCTTCGCGTGAGCCTTTGCCGCCTGTAGGGCCACCCTGCTGCGATGAGTCAAAGCGATGTGATCTCGAACCCTATCCATAACATCTTCGCGGTCGGCTTCTCCGATCGCCTCCAGAGCGGCCAAGAGAAAAGGAACCGCCGTCAATCCACCAATGTGAATATCCTCGATTCCACAGTCTTCGACGCGAACTCCACGAGCGAGATTATCAAAAAATTCCCGATGGTACTCCTCAAGGTAGGTATCGCTATGCCAGCCGGGAGTCCGCAGACAATCCACGTAGTGCCTTATCCAACTACCGGCGTCATACCTCCTATCCTTCAACACGAGTGCATAAAGCTCCTGCCCTAGTCGAAAATTGATCGTGCTTTCTCCCGCTCGCAAAAACTGGTGGTAATGCACTCCACGCTTGCCCCAATACTGCGCCTGATCGTGGAGAATTTCTCCGTTTTTGTTTCTCGGTTGGTAACGCGATCGCCAAAGAATGCTATCGGGATGAGGGTTTTTTGGCGCGACGAAATCCTGGATTTGTCCGTAATCGCGATCCATGGCCGACCGATCATAATACCAATGGACTGGCATCGCGACAGCATCGGCCGCCATTGCTCCCACCATTGCGTTTTCGAGAACATTTTCCACCGCTCCAGTCTACGCGATAACTCCAAAATTCCAAGGTGCAGTAAAGAAACCTCAGAGAATTTCGATACTCAGCCGGAAAAAACCGGATTCATCTACCTCTTCTGAAAATGGTGGTGTCACCTGCACCAAAGTCCCACCGGCCACCACACTTTCTTCGACCAAGGCAGTTCCCGACCAGATTCCACTCGTATCTCTCAGAGCGACTGAAGACCACCCGTCTGATTCCAGGCCGCTATTCGCCTCTACCTCAATCTGCACGTCAGCTGGTACGGTCTCTGGCAGCAGAAAGGAAAGGGTAATCGGGCCTTGTTCCGAAAGGCCTGTAGATACCTCTACAATCGCAGAGGTGAATTCCGCTGGATTCAAATCCAATCCATACTCAACACCATTGGGCACACGGTCGGACTCAAAATCCGCATCCTCGGCAGCGTTTGAGTTCACTGTGGGCGTTGTCCCCAACTCCGCCAGGGTCCAGACGTAGTAAGGTTCCG contains:
- a CDS encoding ADP-ribosylglycohydrolase family protein is translated as MENVLENAMVGAMAADAVAMPVHWYYDRSAMDRDYGQIQDFVAPKNPHPDSILWRSRYQPRNKNGEILHDQAQYWGKRGVHYHQFLRAGESTINFRLGQELYALVLKDRRYDAGSWIRHYVDCLRTPGWHSDTYLEEYHREFFDNLARGVRVEDCGIEDIHIGGLTAVPFLLAALEAIGEADREDVMDRVRDHIALTHRSRVALQAAKAHAKILLLQASGTPLREAIEQIASPWASAEKFESWRDWDDRTVVGRHLSPACYLPESFTASLFISWRYAKDFEAGILANARCGGDNCHRGAVVGSLLGAENGVPDKWREGLLAFQEA